The proteins below are encoded in one region of Gambusia affinis linkage group LG07, SWU_Gaff_1.0, whole genome shotgun sequence:
- the srsf3a gene encoding serine/arginine-rich splicing factor 3a: protein MGDPTFHRDCPLDCKVYVGNLGNNGNKTELERAFGYYGPLRSVWVARNPPGFAFVEFEDPRDASDAVRELDGRTMCGCRVRVELSTGEKRSRSRGPPPSWSRRPRDDFRRRSPPVRRRSPKRRSLSRSRSRSLSRDKRRYRSLSRDKNRKRSRSFSRSRSRSRSHERK from the exons ATGGGAG ATCCCACTTTTCATCGAGACTGTCCTCTTGACTGCAAGGTTTATGTGGGAAATCTAGGGAACAATGGGAATAAGACAGAATTAGAACGAGCTTTTGGATATTACGGTCCTTTAAGAAGTGTTTGGGTGGCCAGGAATCCTCCAGGTTTTGCATTTGTAGAGTTTGAAGATCCTAGAGATGCATCCGATGCTGTAAGAGAACTGGATGGCAG AACCATGTGTGGCTGCCGTGTGCGTGTTGAGCTGTCGACTGGGGAGAAACGCTCGAGGAGCCGCGGTCCTCCTCCTTCGTGGAGCAGACGTCCCCGAGATGATTTTAGGAGACGTAGTCCTCCAGTCAGACGCAG ATCACCGAAGAGGAGGAGCCTGAGCCGCAGTCGTAGCAG GTCTCTGTCAAGAGACAAACGCAGATATCGGTCTCTGTCCAGAGATAAGAATCGTAAGCGTTCACGATCCTTCTCCCGATCAAGGAG TCGTTCCAGGTCTCACGAAAGGAAGTGA